The stretch of DNA TTTGATTGCACTCTTCTGTTTCTTTTGAATGTTCCATGGCTTTCAGAATATTGAAAGTGACGGTTTCTTCATTTACCTTTAAAGTTAAGGTGCCATccgctacatcaatcatagctcgcaCTGTTTCTAAGAACGGTTTCCCCAAAATAAAAGGAATGTCGTTGTcctcctccatgtctagtaccacgaaatccatTGGGAAAATGAACTTAATCACCTTGACTAACACATCTTCTACCACTCCATacgggtgtttcattgagcgatccgcaaacTGTAACATTAGTTGCGTGTCTttaacttttccaatgcccaacTTTTTGTATATGGATAGAGGCATGAGACTTACACTAGCTCCAAGATCACAGAGGGCCTTCcaaaaagttctatttccaatagcATAAGGGATAGAGAAGCTTTCGGGATCCTTGAGTTTCGTTGGTAGCTTCCTCTGTAGGATAGCACTACACTCTTCGGTAAGCATAACTGTTTCACcgccaatttttcttttctttgacagaatctccttcatgaatttGGCGTACGTCGACATCTGTTCTAATTCTTTTGCAAAAGGAAtgttgattttcaatttttctaaactgtcaagaaatttaccgaattgtttttcagtttcttcCTTTCTTAATCTTTGAGGGAACATAAGTCGAATTTATGGTTTTGGCattatttcctttttctatACCATAGGTTCTTCCTCCTCGGTGTGGCCATTTCCTCCGAGTGGGTTGAAGTTGAAATACTTCCACTCTGTTTGGCTTTAAGtgctacttgttcacttaccttgccactcctcattGTCACTGCATTAACATTATTCTGTTAATTTGGAACTctgtcactaggcaaattttCAAGGTTCTTtatgccatttgttgagcaagttaaCCTATTTGGGTCTCCAGATTCTTTATTGATACAAAGTGATTTTTATGGATGACTTTTGAATCTTCAATGGAAGAACTTGTGCTTGTTACTATTTTTTCCATAGCACTTTCCCAAGCAACATTTCGAGGTGGGACTTGGTTGGTTTAAGCTCTttgttgaccctgagatccACCCTGctgatctctccaagaaaaatttggatgatttctccaactaGAGTTGTAAGTACTAGAGTAGGGATTGTTCTGCTTCCTGTTATTACTCCCAAAATTCACCTCTTCTAGTTATTCTATCGCATTGTCATCCAGTGCTTCACAAGCTCCATTattatgtgctcctccacaaaaGTTACAACCattatgatttaataatttgacaagggccacttggggttgtatatttagagttgtcatccccttctttatctcagtggcgataaccttttctatctgttttgagagcAACCTACCTGGAGCCaacccatccataacattccATTCCAATATACCACTTGTTGACCCACCACCTctatcatacaacatcatttgttcatttgatgtcATGATCTCAATATTTTTCGTGTTTCTGACGCAGTCtggtaattcaaagaaccacatattgtggcatccaacataattctagtgttAGGCCTCAAACCGTTACAGAATATATGCATAtgggcagtgtcgtcataagcatgattaggacatccTGCTAGTAAAGTCTTGAAcctcctgtaagtgtcacgaagagaCTCTCCCTCCTTTTGTTTGTAATTGAAAATCTCTTGCCTCTTTCTAACAAACACAGTTGGGGGAAAGTATTGTTCTATGAACATATCTTCAAGGTCATCCCACGTGGTAATGCTACTGGCATGCTACTggcaatgtaacaccccgtttttcaaagcgagggtatattttttttttctaaaagtaattaaaaacgaacaaagaaataaatcaggaaatgcttttggataaataattgagtcattataatttacaagcagcggaaaagtttctccaattacaaatccaaaacatttctacataaacatcaaatggtacatggaacccattcaaggatgatataaaactgataatatttgtataagtacagttttccaaaactaaaatactccaaaccaaaaagaaggacccctagtccctatacatcatcctaatctgatcatcctaccaaaaactatacaccctgagcaatctccacgcgccccgtgagatcctcctaacacaaccgcagtcaagcattcccatctccatccctgtccgtagggtacgaaccagtagggccgtcctgactctcatctgagggcaaagcccagatttccacaatagtgtaaagggtcaccaaccagaaaataacagataacacatagcaattaagtttttgaatgctcaaaacaactttttaactaagcatgcaccttaacaggattttcaatgtgcgaaaagttcatacattacattgccaatgaaaatgaaggtaaaatgcagttctcgatctcctaattaacacatgataaaacaaaacatggatagattcatgagcaattaatcatacaactaaaaatgaggattttcactgagccaatcgattgggcaatcgattggggtgaagatttttaatgaaaacagaatcctgggctgaattcaatcgattggtaaatcgattgattggttcctgagcccctggtttcgagccaatcgatttcctaatcgatttggtgagggattcttaatgaaaacagaatcctgggctgaattcaatcgattggtaaatcgattgattggttcctgagcccctgacttaaggcctaatcgattgggcaatcgatttcttaactgattcctttgaaaattgttttcgaaatcgattggctaatcgattttgtgaattggccaagtccctgtttacccatccaatcgattgggaaatcgatttccctgatcagttttccaaaaattcatgaattaacctaagtcattcctaatcaagtccacaacctaacacttagcaattcctacgcgattactacgacacacaaaggttcgataaccatcatactcacacacaatacacaacacatagcacttaacaccttcatctcagttatcacgataaatcaaa from Cicer arietinum cultivar CDC Frontier isolate Library 1 chromosome 3, Cicar.CDCFrontier_v2.0, whole genome shotgun sequence encodes:
- the LOC140919777 gene encoding uncharacterized protein, translated to MTSNEQMMLYDRGGGSTSGILEWNVMDGLAPVTMRSGKVSEQVALKAKQSGSISTSTHSEEMATPRRKNLCLEKLKINIPFAKELEQMSTYAKFMKEILSKKRKIGGETVMLTEECSAILQRKLPTKLKDPESFSIPYAIGNRTFWKALCDLGASVSLMPLSIYKKLGIGKVKDTQLMLQFADRSMKHPYGVVEDVLVKVIKFIFPMDFVVLDMEEDNDIPFILGKPFLETVRAMIDVADGTLTLKVNEETVTFNILKAMEHSKETEECNQIEILDAIVNEEIEWEELKGDEDESLEKKKETSQIELKQLPPHLKYVFLGEKDKEPVIISASLIDLQEDTLLRIL